A genomic segment from Streptomyces antibioticus encodes:
- a CDS encoding carbohydrate kinase family protein, translated as MSGLPGGAAAREGGGALLVVGDVVTDVVARHRGPLASGTDTVAVIRTLPGGAGANVACWAAHRGCADVRLLGRVGADAAAWHERELIASGVRPRLVVDPQAPTGTVICLVDTGAAAERTFLTDSGASLRLGPEDWSEALLDGVGRLHLSGYLLFSGTGRALVRTAVASARARGVPVSLDPASAGFLVELGVERFMALVEGVDVLLPSRDEACLLTGLPDGADAAAALSRRVPLVVAKQGADGALVARDGAVLASVPAAPATPRDTTGAGDAFTGAFLAALLTGADPGAAAAEGCRAGALAVERVGGRPPVGGGGTEPSESAGSAECPKSPEPSGPSEPSGCSGPSGCSGPPGPSVDDGQAAGDPARAG; from the coding sequence GTGAGCGGCCTGCCGGGCGGGGCCGCCGCGCGCGAGGGCGGCGGGGCGCTGCTGGTGGTCGGTGACGTCGTGACGGACGTCGTCGCACGGCATCGGGGTCCGCTGGCGTCGGGGACGGACACGGTCGCCGTGATCCGCACCCTGCCGGGCGGCGCGGGCGCCAACGTGGCGTGCTGGGCGGCCCATCGGGGGTGTGCGGACGTCCGGCTGCTCGGGCGGGTGGGCGCGGACGCGGCGGCCTGGCACGAACGCGAGCTGATCGCCTCGGGGGTACGGCCCCGGCTCGTCGTCGATCCTCAGGCCCCGACCGGCACGGTGATCTGCCTGGTGGACACCGGTGCGGCGGCGGAGCGGACGTTCCTCACCGACAGCGGCGCGTCCCTGCGGCTCGGCCCCGAGGACTGGTCGGAGGCCCTGCTGGACGGGGTGGGGCGGCTGCATCTGTCGGGCTATCTGCTGTTCTCCGGGACCGGGCGGGCGCTGGTCCGCACGGCCGTGGCATCGGCACGCGCGCGTGGAGTCCCGGTGAGCCTCGATCCGGCGTCGGCGGGCTTTCTGGTGGAGCTGGGTGTCGAGCGGTTCATGGCCCTCGTCGAGGGGGTGGACGTGCTGCTGCCCAGCCGGGACGAGGCGTGTCTGCTGACCGGGCTGCCGGACGGCGCGGACGCGGCGGCCGCGTTGAGCCGCCGTGTGCCGCTGGTGGTGGCGAAGCAGGGCGCGGACGGCGCGCTGGTGGCCCGGGACGGTGCCGTGCTCGCATCGGTCCCCGCGGCCCCCGCGACGCCTCGGGACACCACGGGCGCCGGTGACGCCTTCACGGGCGCCTTCCTCGCCGCGCTGCTGACGGGCGCGGACCCCGGCGCCGCGGCGGCGGAGGGGTGCCGGGCGGGGGCCCTGGCGGTGGAACGCGTCGGCGGCAGACCGCCGGTGGGCGGGGGCGGCACCGAGCCCTCCGAGTCGGCCGGGTCCGCCGAGTGCCCCAAGTCCCCCGAGCCTTCCGGGCCTTCCGAGCCTTCCGGTTGTTCCGGGCCTTCCGGTTGTTCCGGGCCTCCCGGGCCTTCGGTCGATGACGGGCAGGCGGCGGGCGACCCGGCGCGCGCCGGGTGA
- a CDS encoding glycerophosphodiester phosphodiesterase, which yields MHARAVAATTTALLGTAALLLPVHDARAGGAVRPTVIAHRGASAYAPENTLAAVDEAAARGVVWVENDVQRTKDGELVVIHDDSLRRTTDVEEVFPDRAPWKVADFTAAEIARLDAGGWFGPAYADTRVPTLEEYVDRVERNHQKLLLEIKNPALYPGVEAQTLKLLSNEGWLDPRHLSGRLIVQSFSADSLRTVHDLKPAVRTGLLGTPPVAELPSYAGFADLVNPSHTTLSRSYVDAVHALTGPHGRRMEVFAWTVDDAPAARTVAGYGVDGIISNKPDVVRRAVYWY from the coding sequence ATGCACGCGCGTGCAGTTGCCGCCACGACCACCGCGCTCCTGGGCACCGCCGCCCTGCTGCTGCCCGTCCACGACGCGCGCGCGGGCGGCGCGGTCCGGCCCACGGTGATCGCCCACCGGGGCGCCTCCGCGTACGCCCCCGAGAACACGCTGGCCGCGGTCGACGAGGCCGCCGCGCGGGGCGTCGTCTGGGTGGAGAACGACGTCCAGCGCACCAAGGACGGCGAGCTGGTGGTGATCCACGACGACTCCCTGCGCCGCACCACCGACGTCGAGGAGGTCTTCCCCGACCGTGCGCCGTGGAAGGTGGCGGACTTCACCGCGGCCGAGATCGCCCGGCTGGACGCGGGCGGCTGGTTCGGTCCCGCCTACGCGGACACGCGCGTGCCGACGCTCGAGGAGTACGTGGACCGGGTGGAGCGCAACCACCAGAAGCTGCTCCTGGAGATCAAGAACCCCGCCCTGTACCCGGGCGTCGAGGCGCAGACCCTCAAGCTGCTGAGCAACGAGGGCTGGCTCGACCCGCGGCACCTGTCCGGGCGGCTGATCGTGCAGAGCTTCAGCGCGGACAGCCTGCGGACCGTGCACGATCTGAAGCCTGCGGTGCGGACCGGGCTGCTCGGGACGCCGCCCGTGGCGGAGCTGCCCTCGTACGCGGGCTTCGCCGATCTGGTCAATCCGTCCCACACCACGCTGTCGCGGTCCTATGTGGACGCCGTGCACGCGCTCACCGGGCCGCACGGCCGGCGGATGGAGGTCTTCGCCTGGACCGTCGACGACGCCCCGGCCGCCCGCACGGTCGCCGGGTACGGGGTCGACGGCATCATCAGCAACAAGCCGGACGTGGTGCGGCGGGCGGTGTACTGGTACTGA
- a CDS encoding anthrone oxygenase family protein → MIDGPYFVLTVLGVLGTGLVAGVFCAFSTFVMRGLAALPPAQGVAAMQAVNRAAVRPAFMAVFLGSTALAVVIAVVTFVLWPDEGTVELLLGSALHLFGSFGVTMSANVPRNDALARLDPGAPEAAAYWPRYVREWTAWNHIRTVASGAAAVSYLLAVA, encoded by the coding sequence ATGATCGATGGGCCGTATTTCGTGCTGACGGTGCTGGGGGTGCTCGGCACCGGGCTGGTGGCGGGGGTGTTCTGCGCGTTCTCGACCTTCGTGATGCGCGGGCTGGCGGCGCTTCCGCCCGCGCAGGGGGTGGCGGCGATGCAGGCGGTCAACAGGGCGGCGGTGCGGCCGGCGTTCATGGCCGTGTTCCTCGGGTCGACGGCGTTGGCGGTGGTGATCGCCGTGGTGACGTTCGTGCTGTGGCCGGACGAGGGGACGGTGGAACTGCTGCTGGGCAGCGCGCTGCATCTGTTCGGTTCGTTCGGGGTGACGATGAGCGCCAACGTGCCGCGCAACGACGCCCTGGCCCGGCTGGATCCGGGCGCTCCGGAGGCGGCGGCGTACTGGCCGCGGTATGTGCGCGAGTGGACGGCGTGGAACCACATACGCACGGTGGCCTCGGGCGCGGCGGCAGTGTCGTACCTGCTGGCCGTGGCCTGA
- a CDS encoding MFS transporter, whose protein sequence is MTGLIVKRAGVPPVDAAQVPALRRRTTAVLVAAQILGGLGVATGIALSAVLARQVSGTEALSGLAPTATVAGTAVLSMPLAALMAARGRRPGLVLAYLIGALGASVVVVAARIGSFPLLLCGMAAFGAASSANLQARFAAADLAEPERRARAISLVVWATTVGAVLGPNISAPAGRSVTGLGIPEAAGPFLWAAAIFVVSAVVVAVLLRPDPLLTARALAPEDERSPEARSLRAGLSAVAASPLARLALVTVAVSHTAMVSVMAMTPLDLAHHGAGIDLIGLVISGHIAGMYAFAPLMGRLADRVGRLSVTGLAAGLLACALFLAGTAGGSHGQTAAGLFVLGLGWSAGLVSGSTLLTDAVPQSARAAAQGLSDLTMNTSAGVGGAIAGLVVAKASYAWLNLAAACLLVPLAALVLFTRGGLTRRGARQG, encoded by the coding sequence GTGACCGGCCTCATCGTCAAACGCGCGGGCGTGCCGCCCGTCGACGCCGCGCAGGTGCCCGCCCTGCGGCGGCGTACGACCGCGGTGCTGGTCGCCGCGCAGATCCTCGGCGGGCTCGGGGTGGCCACCGGCATCGCGCTGTCCGCCGTCCTCGCCCGGCAGGTCAGCGGCACCGAGGCGCTGTCCGGGCTCGCGCCCACCGCGACCGTCGCGGGGACGGCCGTCCTGTCGATGCCGCTGGCCGCGCTGATGGCGGCACGCGGGCGCCGGCCGGGGCTGGTCCTGGCCTATCTGATCGGCGCCCTCGGCGCCTCCGTCGTGGTGGTGGCCGCGCGGATCGGCAGCTTTCCGCTGCTGCTCTGCGGCATGGCGGCCTTCGGCGCGGCTTCCTCGGCGAACCTCCAGGCCCGGTTCGCGGCCGCCGATCTCGCCGAGCCCGAGCGGCGGGCCCGGGCGATCTCGCTCGTGGTGTGGGCGACGACGGTCGGCGCGGTGCTTGGCCCGAACATCTCCGCGCCCGCCGGCCGCAGCGTCACGGGTCTCGGGATACCCGAGGCGGCCGGACCCTTCCTGTGGGCGGCCGCCATCTTCGTCGTCTCCGCGGTCGTGGTGGCCGTGCTGCTGCGCCCCGACCCGCTGCTGACGGCCCGCGCGCTCGCGCCCGAGGACGAGCGTTCCCCCGAGGCGCGTTCCCTGCGGGCCGGGCTGTCGGCCGTCGCCGCCTCGCCGCTCGCCCGGCTCGCGCTGGTGACGGTCGCCGTGTCCCACACGGCGATGGTCTCGGTGATGGCGATGACACCGCTCGACCTCGCACATCACGGGGCGGGCATCGATCTCATCGGGCTGGTCATCAGCGGGCACATCGCCGGCATGTACGCGTTCGCGCCGCTGATGGGCCGGCTCGCGGACCGGGTGGGGCGGCTGTCGGTGACCGGGCTCGCGGCGGGTCTGCTGGCCTGCGCGCTGTTCCTGGCCGGCACGGCGGGCGGCTCCCACGGGCAGACCGCCGCCGGGCTCTTCGTGCTCGGCCTGGGCTGGTCGGCCGGGCTCGTGTCCGGCTCCACGCTGCTGACGGACGCCGTCCCGCAGTCCGCGCGGGCGGCGGCGCAGGGGCTGTCCGACCTCACGATGAACACCTCGGCCGGGGTCGGCGGGGCGATCGCCGGGCTGGTGGTGGCGAAGGCGAGCTACGCGTGGCTCAACCTCGCGGCCGCCTGTCTGCTCGTACCGCTGGCCGCGCTGGTGCTCTTCACGCGCGGGGGTTTGACGCGGCGCGGGGCTCGCCAGGGATGA
- a CDS encoding pseudouridine-5'-phosphate glycosidase, giving the protein MVLVVSEEVREALDARRPVVALESTIIAHGLPRPRNLQVALELEAVVREQGAVPATIAVLDGRPHVGLDKQQLERVANEDGIRKLGHRDLPPAVAAGASGATTVSATALLAALAGVRVFATGGLGGVHREWTVTQDESADLGLLARTRITVVCAGVKSILDVPATLQRLETLGVTVAGYGTDRFPGFYLSDSAHPVDWTLTSPAQVAAVMRAQDALDMPESALIVANPVPEEEQLDPALHARVLADALHACEAEGVSGQGVTPFLLDYLVRHTDGASLSANLAAVRGNVRLAGRIAAAWAAG; this is encoded by the coding sequence GTGGTGCTGGTGGTGTCGGAAGAGGTGCGCGAGGCGCTTGACGCGCGTCGCCCCGTGGTGGCCCTGGAGTCCACGATCATCGCGCACGGGCTGCCTCGCCCGCGCAATCTCCAGGTGGCGCTGGAGCTGGAGGCGGTGGTCCGGGAGCAGGGCGCCGTGCCGGCGACGATCGCGGTGCTGGACGGGCGGCCCCATGTCGGCCTGGACAAGCAGCAGTTGGAGCGGGTGGCCAACGAGGACGGGATACGCAAGCTGGGCCATCGAGATCTGCCGCCCGCGGTGGCCGCGGGCGCGAGCGGGGCGACGACCGTGTCGGCGACGGCCCTGCTGGCCGCGCTGGCCGGGGTGCGGGTGTTCGCGACGGGCGGGCTCGGCGGTGTGCACCGGGAGTGGACGGTCACCCAGGACGAGTCGGCGGACCTCGGTCTGCTGGCCCGCACGCGGATCACCGTGGTGTGCGCGGGCGTGAAGTCGATCCTGGACGTGCCGGCGACGCTCCAGCGGCTGGAGACCCTGGGGGTGACCGTCGCCGGATACGGCACGGACCGCTTCCCCGGCTTCTATCTGTCCGACTCGGCACACCCGGTGGACTGGACGCTCACCTCCCCGGCGCAGGTGGCCGCGGTGATGCGGGCCCAGGACGCGCTGGACATGCCGGAGTCGGCGCTGATCGTGGCCAACCCGGTGCCGGAGGAGGAGCAGTTGGATCCCGCGCTGCACGCGCGGGTGCTCGCCGACGCGCTGCACGCGTGCGAGGCGGAGGGCGTCAGCGGCCAGGGCGTCACCCCCTTCCTGCTCGACTACCTGGTGCGGCACACCGACGGGGCGTCCCTGAGCGCCAACCTGGCGGCGGTGCGCGGCAATGTCCGGCTCGCGGGGAGGATCGCGGCCGCCTGGGCCGCCGGGTGA
- a CDS encoding glutamate synthase subunit beta: MADPKGFMTTPRQDRPRRPVEQRVRDWDEVYVPGALLPIVSKQADRCMDCGIPFCHDACPLGNLIPEWNDLVSREDWRAASDRLHATNNFPEFTGRLCPAPCEAGCVLAINQPAVTIKNVEVAIADRAWTDGFTPPRPPDRLSGKTVAVIGSGPTGLAAAQQLTRAGHTVVVYERDDRIGGLMRYGIPAFKMEKRHLERRIEQMLAEGTRFRTSTAVGRDIGAAELRTRHDAVVIATGATAWRELPVPGRELAGIQQAMEYLPLANRVCEGDLEVSPMSAAGRHVVIVGGGDTGADCLGTAVREGAASVTQLDIYRQPGAERDEDTEPWPTYPKIYRMSAAHEEARDLRTAPAADADARLFSASTLRFSGDEAGHVRSLHVVEVDERRTPVAGTGRSIPADLVLLALGFSGPDRTDGLTDQLGLAMEPRGTIARDGGFATNVPGVFAAGDAARGQSLIVWAIAEGRAVAAAVDRHLTGASRLPAPISPYDRPMTV, encoded by the coding sequence ATGGCCGATCCCAAGGGATTCATGACCACTCCGCGCCAGGACCGGCCCCGCCGGCCCGTGGAGCAGCGGGTCCGGGACTGGGACGAGGTGTACGTCCCCGGCGCGCTCCTGCCCATCGTGAGCAAGCAGGCGGACCGCTGTATGGACTGCGGGATCCCGTTCTGTCACGACGCGTGTCCGCTCGGCAATCTGATCCCGGAGTGGAACGACCTGGTGTCGCGGGAGGACTGGCGGGCGGCGAGCGACCGGCTGCACGCGACGAACAACTTCCCGGAGTTCACCGGGCGGTTGTGTCCGGCGCCGTGCGAGGCGGGGTGCGTGCTCGCCATCAACCAGCCGGCCGTCACCATCAAGAACGTCGAGGTCGCGATCGCCGACCGGGCGTGGACGGACGGCTTCACGCCGCCGCGCCCGCCGGACCGGCTCTCCGGGAAGACGGTCGCGGTGATCGGTTCCGGCCCCACCGGGCTGGCGGCCGCGCAGCAGCTCACGCGCGCGGGGCACACGGTCGTGGTGTACGAGCGGGACGACCGGATCGGCGGCCTGATGCGGTACGGCATCCCGGCGTTCAAGATGGAGAAGCGTCATCTGGAGCGGCGGATCGAGCAGATGCTCGCCGAGGGGACCCGGTTCCGTACGTCGACGGCGGTCGGGCGGGACATCGGGGCGGCCGAGCTGCGGACCCGGCACGACGCCGTGGTGATCGCGACCGGGGCGACGGCGTGGCGGGAACTCCCGGTGCCGGGGCGCGAGTTGGCCGGGATCCAGCAGGCGATGGAGTATCTGCCGCTGGCCAACCGGGTGTGCGAGGGGGATCTGGAGGTGTCGCCGATGTCGGCCGCCGGCCGGCACGTCGTGATCGTCGGCGGCGGCGACACCGGCGCGGACTGTCTGGGGACGGCGGTGCGGGAGGGGGCCGCGTCCGTGACCCAGCTCGACATCTACCGGCAGCCCGGCGCCGAGCGCGACGAGGACACGGAGCCCTGGCCGACGTATCCGAAGATCTACCGGATGTCGGCGGCGCACGAGGAGGCGCGCGATCTGCGGACCGCGCCGGCGGCCGACGCCGACGCGCGCCTGTTCTCCGCCTCCACGCTCCGCTTCTCCGGCGACGAGGCCGGTCATGTCCGTTCGCTGCACGTCGTCGAGGTCGACGAGCGGCGCACGCCGGTGGCGGGCACCGGGCGGTCGATCCCCGCCGACCTGGTGCTGCTCGCCCTCGGCTTCTCCGGGCCCGACCGGACGGACGGGCTGACCGACCAGTTGGGCCTGGCGATGGAGCCGCGCGGCACGATCGCGCGGGACGGCGGTTTCGCGACGAACGTCCCCGGGGTGTTCGCCGCCGGGGACGCGGCGCGCGGCCAGTCGCTGATCGTGTGGGCGATCGCGGAGGGGCGGGCGGTGGCGGCGGCCGTCGACCGCCATCTGACCGGCGCCTCCCGGCTGCCGGCGCCGATCTCGCCGTACGACCGCCCCATGACCGTGTGA
- a CDS encoding uridine kinase, whose amino-acid sequence MGRVRLEAITWERLGDLLAERLLDLKPADGSPWPRIAFDGAPAARPGDLAERVAEALRVRGRPSRVVDAHGFLRPASVRLEYGHQDVDAYYDGWLDTGALWREVFGPLEPGGDGRILPDLWDPVTDRATRTPYVHLPPGGFLLLHGPFLLRHWFPLDFSVHVLLSPGALRRRTPEPDHWTLPAYETYERETDPAATADVVVRADDPRHPAWNG is encoded by the coding sequence ATGGGCCGTGTGCGACTCGAAGCGATCACCTGGGAACGGCTCGGCGACCTCCTCGCCGAGCGGCTGCTCGACCTGAAGCCGGCCGACGGCAGCCCCTGGCCGCGCATCGCCTTCGACGGCGCCCCTGCCGCCCGCCCCGGCGACCTCGCCGAACGCGTCGCCGAGGCACTCCGCGTCCGCGGCCGCCCCTCCCGGGTCGTGGACGCCCACGGCTTCCTGCGCCCCGCCTCGGTCCGCCTGGAGTACGGCCACCAGGACGTCGACGCCTACTACGACGGCTGGCTCGACACCGGCGCCCTGTGGCGCGAGGTGTTCGGCCCCCTCGAACCCGGCGGCGACGGACGGATCCTGCCCGACCTGTGGGACCCGGTCACCGACCGCGCCACCCGCACCCCCTATGTCCACCTCCCGCCCGGCGGCTTCCTGCTGCTGCACGGCCCTTTTCTCCTCCGCCACTGGTTCCCCCTCGACTTCAGCGTGCACGTCCTCCTCTCCCCGGGCGCCCTCCGCCGCCGCACCCCCGAACCCGACCACTGGACACTCCCCGCCTACGAGACCTACGAGCGGGAGACCGACCCGGCGGCCACGGCCGACGTCGTCGTCCGCGCGGACGACCCCCGCCATCCGGCGTGGAACGGCTGA
- a CDS encoding methyltransferase — MTRTDGYLLDNRQAEAAERFDAFAALFDPTTFRHLEGLGVGPGWRCWEVGAGGTSVVSWLAKKVGPTGKVVATDIDTSLLTTVGRPPVEVRVHDVGTEEPPGDGFDLVHARLVLVHVPDRERALASMIKSLRPGGRLLVEDGDPALQPLICPDEHGPEQQLANRLRNGFRTLLADRGADLAYGRKLPRLLREAGLRRVEADAYFPLSSDACGALESATVRQIRDRLVGAGLATEDDIERHLANVATGTMDLATAPMISAWGRKP; from the coding sequence ATGACGCGCACCGACGGGTACCTCCTGGACAACCGGCAGGCCGAGGCGGCCGAACGCTTCGACGCCTTCGCCGCCCTCTTCGACCCCACGACGTTCCGCCACCTCGAAGGGCTCGGCGTCGGCCCCGGCTGGCGCTGCTGGGAAGTCGGGGCGGGCGGCACCTCCGTGGTGTCCTGGCTGGCCAAGAAGGTCGGGCCGACCGGCAAGGTCGTCGCGACCGACATCGACACGAGCCTGCTGACCACGGTCGGCCGCCCGCCGGTGGAGGTACGGGTCCACGACGTCGGCACCGAGGAGCCGCCCGGCGACGGCTTCGACCTGGTGCACGCCCGGCTCGTCCTCGTCCATGTCCCCGACCGGGAGCGGGCGTTGGCCTCGATGATCAAGTCCCTGCGGCCCGGCGGCCGGCTCCTCGTCGAGGACGGCGACCCCGCCCTCCAGCCCCTGATCTGCCCCGACGAGCACGGCCCCGAGCAGCAGCTCGCCAACCGCCTGCGGAACGGTTTCCGCACCCTGCTCGCCGACCGCGGCGCCGACCTCGCCTACGGCCGCAAGCTGCCCCGTCTGCTCCGCGAGGCCGGGCTGCGCCGGGTCGAGGCCGACGCCTACTTCCCGCTCAGCTCGGACGCCTGCGGGGCGCTGGAGTCCGCGACGGTCCGTCAGATCCGCGACCGGCTCGTCGGCGCCGGCCTCGCCACCGAGGACGACATCGAGCGACACCTCGCCAACGTGGCCACCGGCACCATGGACCTGGCGACGGCTCCGATGATCTCGGCGTGGGGGAGGAAGCCGTAA
- a CDS encoding magnesium and cobalt transport protein CorA, with product MTMAGNLRRVTGLGRVGGLRKVARLGRRRSRVDLSHHARSPLGSSVVNCVAYLDGVRAPAAGDLVSAVEEVRKHRRGFVWLGLHEPTNDEFAGVAELFDLHPLAVEDAVEAHQRPKVERYDETLFAVFKTVCYVEHEQLTATSEVVDTGEIMVFVGPDFVITVRHGRHGSLGPLREGLESDPGQLAIGPSSVLHAIADHVVDDYLHVIDSVQADIDQVEADVFAENGARTDPGRIYQLKRELLELKRAVVPLKRPLTDLAEHPVRVVDPQIQAYFRDVSDHLLRATEQIAAFDELLNSILQAHLAQVTVAQNEDMRKITAWAAVIAVPTMVCGVYGMNFDHMPELHWRFGYPLILGVISGICLLLYRGFRRNGWL from the coding sequence ATGACGATGGCGGGGAATCTGCGGAGGGTCACCGGCCTCGGCCGGGTCGGTGGTCTGCGCAAGGTGGCGCGGCTCGGCCGGCGGCGCAGCCGGGTCGACCTCAGTCATCACGCGCGCTCGCCGCTGGGCTCCTCGGTGGTGAACTGCGTGGCGTATCTGGACGGCGTGCGGGCACCGGCCGCGGGTGACCTGGTCAGCGCGGTGGAGGAGGTGCGCAAGCACCGGCGTGGTTTCGTCTGGCTCGGTCTGCACGAACCGACGAACGACGAGTTCGCGGGCGTCGCCGAGCTGTTCGACCTGCATCCGCTGGCGGTCGAGGACGCGGTCGAGGCGCATCAGCGTCCAAAGGTCGAGCGGTACGACGAGACGCTGTTCGCGGTGTTCAAGACGGTCTGCTATGTGGAGCACGAGCAACTGACGGCCACCAGTGAGGTGGTCGACACCGGCGAGATCATGGTGTTCGTGGGCCCCGACTTCGTCATCACGGTGCGGCACGGGCGGCACGGCTCGCTGGGTCCGCTGCGGGAGGGGCTGGAGTCCGATCCGGGGCAGCTCGCGATAGGGCCTTCGTCGGTGCTGCACGCCATCGCGGACCATGTCGTCGACGACTACCTCCATGTCATCGACTCCGTGCAGGCCGACATCGACCAGGTCGAGGCGGACGTCTTCGCGGAGAACGGCGCGCGGACCGATCCGGGGCGGATCTACCAGCTCAAGCGGGAGCTCCTGGAGCTGAAGCGGGCCGTGGTCCCGCTGAAGCGGCCGCTGACGGATCTGGCCGAGCACCCGGTGCGGGTGGTGGACCCGCAGATACAGGCGTACTTCCGGGACGTCTCCGACCATCTGCTGCGGGCCACGGAGCAGATCGCCGCGTTCGACGAACTGCTGAACTCGATCCTCCAGGCGCATCTGGCCCAGGTCACGGTCGCGCAGAACGAGGACATGCGGAAGATCACCGCGTGGGCCGCGGTGATCGCCGTTCCGACCATGGTCTGCGGTGTCTACGGCATGAACTTCGATCACATGCCGGAGCTGCACTGGAGGTTCGGCTATCCGCTGATACTCGGCGTGATATCCGGAATCTGTCTGCTGCTGTACCGGGGCTTCCGGCGCAACGGCTGGCTGTGA
- a CDS encoding DUF2293 domain-containing protein codes for MTAAAPAAPPTPLPRPGLLVVQPQRRRHCVGCRRGPMPMVVVEDDGPRCLDCADLGHLVFLARGDTALTRRSREESTLSAVVVRFNRRRGRYERQGVLVEEAGLARAEARCLADAEARRRRRVRDARRRAEEDVRFTAAFAAEILRLLPGCPEDRARAIAAHASLRGSGRVGRSAAGRALSERAVVSAVVASVRHLETPYDRLLMGGVPRREARRRIAAEVERILREWGWEAGLGPTGA; via the coding sequence ATGACGGCCGCAGCACCCGCAGCACCCCCAACTCCCCTCCCCCGGCCCGGCCTTCTCGTCGTCCAGCCGCAGCGGCGCAGGCACTGCGTCGGATGCCGGCGCGGTCCGATGCCGATGGTGGTCGTGGAGGACGACGGGCCGCGCTGTCTGGACTGCGCCGACCTGGGACACCTGGTGTTCCTGGCGCGCGGCGACACGGCACTGACCCGCAGATCGCGGGAGGAGAGCACGCTGTCGGCGGTGGTGGTGCGGTTCAACCGGCGCCGGGGTCGGTACGAGCGGCAGGGCGTCCTGGTCGAGGAGGCGGGCCTCGCCCGGGCGGAGGCGCGGTGTCTGGCGGACGCGGAGGCGCGGCGAAGACGCCGGGTCCGGGACGCGCGGCGGCGGGCGGAGGAGGACGTGCGGTTCACGGCGGCGTTCGCGGCGGAGATCCTGCGGCTGCTGCCGGGGTGTCCCGAGGACCGGGCGCGGGCGATCGCCGCGCACGCCTCCCTGCGGGGCAGCGGCCGGGTGGGGCGCAGCGCGGCCGGGCGGGCGCTGAGCGAGCGGGCCGTGGTCTCGGCGGTCGTGGCGTCCGTACGGCATCTGGAGACGCCGTACGACCGGCTGCTGATGGGCGGGGTGCCGCGGCGCGAGGCGCGGCGGCGGATCGCGGCGGAGGTGGAGCGGATCCTGCGGGAGTGGGGGTGGGAGGCGGGGCTCGGCCCGACGGGCGCGTGA
- a CDS encoding methylated-DNA--[protein]-cysteine S-methyltransferase — MSSHAQNEQRVVWAVVGSDIGPLLLAATPEGVVNVVFHATGPVRDQALARLAERLGTEPVEAPGSPLLSEAIRQLDAYFAGDRRDFELPLDWSLISGFNRQVLRELASGVPYGAVVGYGDLAGRVGQPGAAQAVGAAMGANPLPIVVPCHRVVESDGGIGGFGGGLETKRKLLALEGVLPEPLF, encoded by the coding sequence ATGAGCAGCCATGCGCAGAACGAGCAGCGGGTCGTGTGGGCCGTCGTCGGCAGCGACATCGGTCCGCTGCTGCTGGCCGCGACCCCCGAGGGCGTGGTCAACGTCGTGTTCCACGCCACCGGCCCGGTCCGGGACCAGGCGCTCGCCCGGCTCGCCGAGCGGCTCGGCACCGAGCCCGTCGAGGCGCCCGGCTCCCCGCTGCTGTCCGAGGCGATACGGCAGCTCGACGCGTACTTCGCGGGTGACCGGCGCGACTTCGAGCTGCCGTTGGACTGGTCGCTGATCTCGGGCTTCAACCGTCAGGTGCTGCGCGAGCTGGCCTCCGGGGTGCCGTACGGCGCGGTCGTGGGGTACGGCGATCTGGCCGGCCGGGTCGGGCAGCCGGGCGCGGCCCAGGCGGTGGGGGCGGCGATGGGTGCCAATCCGCTGCCGATCGTGGTTCCCTGCCATCGGGTCGTCGAGAGCGACGGCGGCATCGGAGGGTTCGGGGGCGGCCTGGAGACCAAGCGGAAGCTGCTCGCGCTGGAGGGGGTCCTGCCCGAACCGCTGTTCTGA
- a CDS encoding CBS domain-containing protein, which translates to MTTAGDIMHRGARWIPAHETLDRAAQLMRELGVGALPIGDDNDRLCGILTDRDIVVGCVAMGHDPSKVTAGEMANGTPRWIEASADVDEVLREMQDHQIRRLPVIENKRLVGMISEADLARHLNDDQIASWVENVYAMSGTSRQ; encoded by the coding sequence ATGACCACCGCCGGAGACATCATGCACCGGGGCGCCCGGTGGATCCCCGCCCACGAGACCCTCGACCGCGCCGCCCAGTTGATGCGTGAACTGGGCGTCGGAGCGCTGCCCATCGGCGACGACAACGACCGGCTCTGCGGCATCCTCACCGACCGCGACATCGTCGTGGGCTGTGTGGCCATGGGCCACGATCCGTCCAAGGTCACCGCCGGGGAGATGGCCAACGGCACCCCGCGCTGGATCGAGGCGAGCGCCGACGTCGACGAGGTGCTCCGCGAGATGCAGGACCACCAGATCCGCCGGCTGCCCGTCATCGAGAACAAGCGCCTGGTCGGCATGATCAGCGAAGCCGACCTCGCCCGGCATCTGAACGACGATCAGATCGCGTCCTGGGTCGAGAACGTCTACGCGATGTCCGGGACCAGCCGCCAGTGA